One window of Electrophorus electricus isolate fEleEle1 chromosome 24, fEleEle1.pri, whole genome shotgun sequence genomic DNA carries:
- the acp1 gene encoding low molecular weight phosphotyrosine protein phosphatase isoform X2, with protein sequence MAAASGKSVLFVCLGNICRSPIAEAVFRHMATERGEAEKWRIDSAATSTYEIGNPPDYRGQACMRRRGVPMQHVARQVTKEDFMTFDYILCMDESNLRDLKRKANTVKNSKAKIELLGSYDPEQQLIINDPYYGSEQDFETVYEQCIRCCKTFLERNS encoded by the exons ATGGCTGCCGCCAGTGGAAAGtcggttttgtttgtgtgcctaG GAAACATCTGCCGGTCCCCCATCGCTGAGGCTGTCTTTAGGCACATGGCGACGGAGCGCGGGGAGGCGGAAAAG tggaggatAGACAGCGCGGCCACCTCCACCTATGAGATTGGCAACCCACCTGACTACCGTGGTCAGGCCTGCATGAGGAGACGTGGTGTGCCCATGCAGCACGTGGCGCGGCAG GTGACAAAGGAGGATTTTATGACATTTGATTACATTCTGTGTATGGATGAGAGCAACCTGAG aGATCTGAAGAGGAAAGCGAACACTGTGAAGAACTCTAAAGCTAAGATCGAGCTCCTCGGTTCATATGACCCTGAACAGCAGCTGATCATTAATGACCCTTACTAT GGCAGCGAGCAGGACTTCGAGACAGTGTATGAACAGTGCATACGGTGCTGCAAGACCTTCCTGGAGCGAAACTcatag
- the acp1 gene encoding low molecular weight phosphotyrosine protein phosphatase isoform X1, which produces MAAASGKSVLFVCLGNICRSPIAEAVFRHMATERGEAEKWLIDSGATSDWNTGSFPDARGLSCLRRHDIETDHRARQVTKEDFMTFDYILCMDESNLRDLKRKANTVKNSKAKIELLGSYDPEQQLIINDPYYGSEQDFETVYEQCIRCCKTFLERNS; this is translated from the exons ATGGCTGCCGCCAGTGGAAAGtcggttttgtttgtgtgcctaG GAAACATCTGCCGGTCCCCCATCGCTGAGGCTGTCTTTAGGCACATGGCGACGGAGCGCGGGGAGGCGGAAAAG TGGCTCATAGACTCTGGTGCTACCTCGGACTGGAATACAGGCAGCTTCCCGGACGCCCGTGGTCTGTCCTGCCTCAGGAGACATGACATTGAGACAGATCACAGGGCACGACAG GTGACAAAGGAGGATTTTATGACATTTGATTACATTCTGTGTATGGATGAGAGCAACCTGAG aGATCTGAAGAGGAAAGCGAACACTGTGAAGAACTCTAAAGCTAAGATCGAGCTCCTCGGTTCATATGACCCTGAACAGCAGCTGATCATTAATGACCCTTACTAT GGCAGCGAGCAGGACTTCGAGACAGTGTATGAACAGTGCATACGGTGCTGCAAGACCTTCCTGGAGCGAAACTcatag
- the LOC113591189 gene encoding ALK and LTK ligand 2-like, whose amino-acid sequence MVAMRTRRVSVVMGLVLLLCITGKCDENRKIDKEARKHKNLFSRIKDLVRHMEQSTGGQTALSAFGRDTMLERHNSHKLKTESGEPILEIFPRDLRKKEKFLKHLTGPLYFSPKCRKHVYRLYHNSRDCTTPAYYKRCARLLTRLAGSPRCLQS is encoded by the exons ATGGTAGCGATGCGCACGCGGAGAGTTTCGGTTGTCATGGGGCTCGTTCTGTTGCTCTGCATTACCGGAAAATGTGATGAGAACAGGAAGATTGACAAGGAGGCAAGGAAGCACAAAAACCTGTTCAGTCGGATAAAAGACCTGGTCAGACACATGGAGCAGAGCACAGGGGGACAGACTGCGCTGTCCGCGTTTGGGAGAGACACGATGCTCGAGAGGCACAACTCGCATAAACTCAAAACGGAGAGCGGCGAACCAATATTAG AAATTTTCCCAAGGGATCTCAGAAAAAAGGAGAAGTTTTTAAAACACTTAACAG GGCCTCTATACTTCAGCCCCAAGTGCAGGAAGCATGTGTACAGGCTCTACCACAACAGCAGGGACTGCACCACTCCTGCAT ACTATAAGAGATGTGCGCGGCTTCTTACTCGGTTGGCGGGGAGTCCCAGGTGCCTGCAGAGCTAA